A stretch of the Snodgrassella alvi genome encodes the following:
- a CDS encoding nitroreductase family protein gives MSNALIEAIEKRRTQYALGKNITQEQEEITALIEQAVKLSPSAFNSQSSRVVVLFNQQSEKFWHIVMNELRAIVPADKFAPTEAKINGFAAGIGTILFYEDLQTIAGLQQQYPSYAEQFPIWSDQGSGIAQFAVWTALANAGIGASLQHYNPLPDAAAAKEWQIPDSWKLRAMMPFGSNEAPFPEKTFIDDTERFKVFY, from the coding sequence ATGAGCAATGCATTGATTGAAGCCATTGAGAAACGTCGTACCCAGTATGCACTTGGCAAGAATATTACTCAGGAGCAGGAAGAAATCACAGCACTGATAGAACAAGCTGTAAAGCTGTCACCATCTGCTTTTAATTCACAAAGTTCACGCGTTGTGGTTCTATTTAATCAGCAAAGTGAAAAGTTTTGGCATATCGTTATGAATGAGTTGCGTGCCATCGTACCTGCCGACAAATTTGCGCCTACCGAAGCCAAAATCAATGGCTTTGCCGCAGGTATTGGTACCATATTGTTTTACGAAGATCTGCAAACCATTGCCGGCCTGCAACAGCAATATCCGAGTTATGCTGAGCAGTTCCCCATTTGGTCAGACCAGGGTAGCGGTATAGCTCAGTTTGCGGTATGGACAGCATTGGCCAATGCCGGAATCGGAGCCAGCCTGCAACATTATAACCCGTTGCCAGATGCAGCTGCCGCCAAAGAATGGCAAATACCCGATAGTTGGAAACTACGCGCAATGATGCCCTTCGGTTCCAATGAAGCACCTTTCCCTGAGAAAACCTTTATAGACGATACCGAACGCTTCAAAGTTTTTTATTAA
- a CDS encoding AzlD family protein has protein sequence MIDLSALCTILAMAAVTYITRISGYLLLRRRKLSPRLTRVLESIPGCVLIAVIAPAFATTQPANLLAVIITLLLAWRFSLLPTVILSVGITAVLRHLLLY, from the coding sequence ATGATTGATTTATCGGCTTTATGTACCATTTTGGCCATGGCGGCAGTAACGTACATTACAAGAATAAGTGGCTATCTATTACTACGTAGACGAAAACTGAGTCCCCGTCTCACTCGCGTACTGGAATCCATTCCTGGCTGTGTACTGATCGCGGTGATTGCACCGGCTTTTGCTACAACTCAGCCAGCCAATCTATTAGCAGTAATCATCACCCTACTGCTGGCGTGGCGATTTTCTCTATTGCCCACCGTTATTTTAAGTGTCGGTATTACTGCTGTATTGCGCCATTTACTGCTTTATTAA
- a CDS encoding AzlC family ABC transporter permease, translated as MSSASVPSPAQEIKRGLITALPLMLSFIPFAMVLGAQAIQKGMSTGEISLLTALNFAGGSEFVAVNLWTSPPHLLLIALMTLLVNSRHILMSAALTPYLSALSKRKVLASLFFMCDESWALTVTDIKKSPAQTFSYYFFLASGIGLYLSWVGFTTLGALIGPLIGDVSHYGFDMAFVAVFLVLIKGMWKGIKAAIPWVVSLLVAIVTYNLLPGAWYVLLGTLAGLALAFIMAAYD; from the coding sequence GTGTCTTCAGCTAGCGTACCCTCTCCAGCACAGGAAATCAAAAGGGGGCTTATTACCGCTCTGCCTCTTATGCTCAGCTTTATTCCATTCGCAATGGTATTGGGCGCACAGGCTATCCAGAAGGGCATGAGCACAGGCGAAATATCTCTGCTTACTGCTCTGAACTTTGCTGGTGGTTCTGAATTCGTTGCCGTTAATTTATGGACATCTCCGCCACATCTGCTCCTCATTGCTCTGATGACTTTACTCGTCAATAGCCGTCATATTCTTATGAGTGCAGCACTTACACCGTACCTAAGCGCATTGAGTAAACGTAAAGTACTAGCCTCCCTCTTTTTTATGTGTGATGAAAGCTGGGCACTGACAGTTACCGATATTAAAAAATCTCCTGCGCAGACATTCAGTTATTACTTTTTTCTCGCTAGTGGTATTGGCCTGTATCTGTCCTGGGTGGGTTTCACTACCTTAGGTGCTCTGATAGGACCGCTTATTGGCGATGTCTCCCATTATGGTTTTGATATGGCCTTTGTTGCCGTCTTTCTGGTTTTAATCAAGGGCATGTGGAAAGGGATTAAAGCTGCTATCCCATGGGTAGTAAGTTTGTTAGTAGCGATCGTTACTTACAATTTGCTGCCAGGTGCTTGGTATGTATTGCTGGGTACACTGGCAGGTCTGGCACTGGCATTTATTATGGCGGCGTATGATTGA
- a CDS encoding YiiX/YebB-like N1pC/P60 family cysteine hydrolase — translation MSKKLIRTWFTAVVFLLFSLNAYAQKPFHLQNGDLIFIEECDGGMNSAIKAATSGLDGYNFTHVGIVWQKKNGQTSIIEATPPKVRITPVQTYLHPKNQQCVPRAVVGRLKAQYQPLIPAAITSARQKVGKPYDNAFNIHNDQYYCSELIYQIFKEANHGKEVFPLRAMTFKSKETGEFPVYWVEHFKKMGIPIPEGEQGNNPGDMSRSDLIDIVHFYQ, via the coding sequence ATGAGTAAAAAACTTATCCGAACATGGTTTACCGCTGTAGTTTTCCTGTTGTTCAGCCTGAATGCCTATGCACAGAAACCTTTTCATCTGCAAAACGGCGACCTAATATTTATAGAAGAATGCGATGGCGGTATGAACAGCGCAATCAAAGCGGCTACCAGTGGGCTTGATGGCTATAACTTTACCCATGTTGGCATCGTCTGGCAGAAAAAAAACGGTCAGACTAGCATCATTGAGGCCACTCCGCCTAAAGTCAGAATTACACCAGTGCAAACCTATTTGCATCCGAAAAATCAACAATGTGTACCGCGTGCTGTGGTTGGCCGCCTTAAAGCCCAATATCAGCCTTTGATACCAGCTGCCATTACATCGGCCAGACAAAAAGTGGGTAAACCATACGATAATGCCTTTAATATTCACAACGACCAATATTACTGCTCCGAATTAATCTACCAGATTTTCAAAGAAGCCAATCATGGTAAAGAAGTATTTCCATTGCGCGCCATGACCTTCAAATCTAAGGAAACCGGCGAATTTCCAGTTTACTGGGTAGAGCATTTCAAAAAGATGGGCATTCCGATTCCTGAAGGAGAACAAGGAAACAACCCCGGAGATATGTCGCGTTCAGATTTAATTGATATTGTGCATTTTTATCAGTAA
- a CDS encoding MurR/RpiR family transcriptional regulator gives MLTKISQKLPELSAAEKRVAECVLAQTKWFVHAAVANIAKEARVSQPTVIRFCRSMGYSGLPEFKLNLSASIGHEGMPYVHEELNSTDSMQDVLNKVIANTAATVLGSRKSLNASELDTAVRMMATARRIEFYGAGNSGIVAMDAQHKLFRFGLSTVAYTDSHVQLMAAAVLSPQDVLVVISHSGSSRDLLDAIKIAKGNGARIIGLTRAGSPVAQVCDCVISVVTPEDSEKYTPMISRLLQLMVIDMLTIGLALHLGENVSEMLAKTKAGVKLKFLQH, from the coding sequence ATGTTAACCAAAATCAGCCAAAAGCTGCCCGAGTTATCAGCGGCTGAAAAACGCGTAGCCGAATGCGTATTGGCACAAACCAAATGGTTTGTGCATGCAGCCGTGGCTAATATTGCTAAAGAAGCACGTGTCAGCCAGCCTACCGTCATCCGTTTTTGCCGCAGCATGGGTTACAGCGGTCTACCCGAATTTAAGCTTAATCTCTCTGCTAGCATTGGCCACGAAGGCATGCCTTATGTGCATGAAGAACTCAACAGCACTGATTCCATGCAGGATGTGCTGAACAAAGTCATCGCCAATACGGCCGCTACTGTACTCGGTAGCCGCAAATCTCTGAACGCTTCCGAACTGGATACCGCTGTCAGAATGATGGCTACAGCACGGCGCATCGAATTTTATGGTGCTGGCAATTCCGGTATCGTGGCTATGGATGCACAGCACAAATTGTTTCGCTTTGGTCTTTCCACCGTGGCGTATACCGACAGTCATGTACAACTGATGGCAGCAGCTGTATTGTCACCGCAGGATGTGCTGGTGGTGATTTCCCATTCCGGTTCTTCACGTGATTTATTAGACGCCATTAAAATTGCCAAAGGCAATGGTGCCCGAATTATCGGCCTTACCCGTGCCGGTTCACCGGTAGCGCAGGTCTGCGACTGCGTTATAAGCGTGGTTACTCCTGAAGACAGTGAAAAATACACTCCCATGATTTCACGCCTGTTGCAGCTAATGGTTATCGACATGCTTACCATCGGGCTGGCATTACATCTGGGTGAGAACGTTAGTGAAATGCTGGCTAAAACCAAAGCCGGTGTTAAGCTGAAATTTCTGCAACACTGA
- a CDS encoding nucleoside hydrolase → MKRIVIDCDPGNGIAGANVDDGLALALALAADSIKLELITIVAGNTPRDTGYQVARQLMRELNQSIPVVKGAAQALIEPAAPWREQLDNNVRKQGLLSLWDSLPPVLPLNDNSAPHAAQAIGELVCSNPGEITVVAIGPLTNIAHTIQLYPDFARSVAEIVIMGGVFKVEGYLKDTNFAVDPEAAKIVIESGANITLAPLDATTQTMLTHQDLDRLEKFANPLTDFIVRTSRPWMDYSIQTRHLAGCWIHDVLCVAKLIDSNVATSSPYIVDVSTTRDCTRASSRRWKEGTLRLTVGMPEVKHSPINVMEHVDNQRLLEIIFNALGQFRC, encoded by the coding sequence ATGAAGCGCATCGTGATTGACTGTGATCCGGGTAATGGCATTGCAGGCGCAAATGTAGATGATGGTTTGGCATTGGCACTGGCACTGGCTGCAGACTCAATCAAACTCGAACTCATTACCATCGTAGCCGGTAATACTCCGCGCGACACCGGCTATCAGGTCGCTCGCCAACTGATGCGGGAACTAAATCAGAGTATTCCTGTCGTTAAAGGTGCCGCACAGGCACTGATAGAGCCTGCTGCTCCCTGGCGCGAACAGCTGGATAATAATGTACGTAAACAAGGATTGCTGTCACTGTGGGATAGTTTACCTCCAGTACTGCCACTCAATGATAACAGTGCACCACATGCAGCACAGGCGATTGGCGAGCTTGTGTGCAGCAATCCTGGTGAAATTACTGTGGTGGCAATCGGTCCGTTAACCAATATCGCTCACACAATTCAGCTTTATCCCGATTTCGCCCGTTCTGTGGCCGAAATTGTTATCATGGGTGGTGTTTTTAAAGTAGAAGGCTATTTGAAAGATACCAATTTTGCCGTTGACCCTGAAGCCGCCAAAATTGTGATTGAAAGTGGAGCCAATATCACCCTGGCACCATTGGATGCCACCACACAGACTATGCTCACACATCAGGATCTGGATAGACTAGAAAAATTTGCTAATCCGCTTACTGACTTTATCGTCCGCACCTCACGTCCGTGGATGGACTATTCCATTCAAACACGCCATCTGGCTGGTTGCTGGATTCACGACGTATTATGCGTTGCCAAACTGATAGACAGTAATGTTGCTACCTCGTCACCTTATATTGTAGATGTATCCACCACCCGCGACTGTACCCGTGCCAGCAGCCGGCGCTGGAAAGAGGGCACACTGCGACTCACTGTAGGCATGCCTGAAGTGAAACATAGTCCAATCAATGTAATGGAACACGTCGATAACCAGCGTCTACTGGAGATAATTTTCAACGCATTGGGTCAGTTCCGCTGCTGA
- a CDS encoding MFS transporter: protein MSDLQSSVDSHKKSAAEQRLATPEGRREFIKATLSCWLGTTMEYVDFALYGLAAGLVFGDVFFPELTQTIALLSSFATYSVGFIARPIGAVFFGRMGDRKGRKFVLVTTIALMGISTTLIGFIPSYATIGLWAPLMLVILRFVQGFGAGAELSGATVMLGEYAPPRHRGLIASIIGIGSNSGTLVASAVWLLVLMLDPEDVNSWGWRIPFILSALIAVAATLIRRHVRETPVFEQEQNESKQSDSQTTNAKPAPAAKTSFLARNKAFFVMLGLRIGENGPSYLAQGFVIGYVVKILHVNKTVATTAVFVASLLGFFVIPFAGWLSDRYGRRIVYRWFCFLLMLYAVPAYMFLETRDPFIVASIIVVGMCLASLGIFGVQAAYGVELFGVRNRYSKMALAKELGGILSGGTAALVASALFDHYKTWWPIAIYFVLMAGIGFITTFFAPETRGRDLNAVEDAI, encoded by the coding sequence ATGAGTGACTTACAATCGTCAGTTGACAGCCATAAGAAGAGCGCAGCTGAACAACGTTTAGCCACACCTGAAGGACGACGGGAATTTATTAAGGCAACACTTTCCTGCTGGCTTGGTACCACCATGGAATATGTGGATTTTGCTTTATACGGCCTCGCCGCAGGCCTAGTATTTGGAGATGTGTTTTTTCCAGAATTAACCCAGACAATTGCTTTGCTTTCAAGTTTTGCCACTTATTCAGTAGGCTTTATTGCACGCCCAATTGGTGCCGTTTTCTTCGGGCGCATGGGTGACCGCAAAGGAAGAAAATTTGTACTGGTCACCACCATCGCTCTGATGGGCATTTCCACCACTCTGATTGGTTTTATTCCCAGCTATGCCACTATCGGCCTATGGGCACCTCTGATGCTGGTGATATTGCGTTTTGTGCAAGGCTTTGGTGCCGGTGCCGAGCTTTCTGGTGCTACAGTTATGCTCGGAGAATATGCTCCGCCCAGACACCGCGGCCTGATTGCTTCTATTATTGGCATTGGTTCCAACAGTGGCACATTGGTGGCGTCTGCGGTATGGTTATTGGTGTTAATGCTTGATCCAGAAGATGTGAATAGCTGGGGCTGGCGTATTCCGTTTATTCTCAGTGCCCTGATTGCGGTTGCTGCCACACTTATCCGCCGCCATGTACGCGAAACACCCGTATTTGAGCAGGAACAGAACGAATCAAAACAATCTGATTCACAAACTACTAATGCCAAACCAGCACCAGCTGCCAAAACTTCATTCCTGGCACGTAATAAAGCATTTTTTGTGATGCTAGGCTTGCGAATCGGCGAAAATGGCCCATCTTACCTCGCGCAAGGATTCGTAATCGGCTATGTAGTTAAAATACTGCATGTCAATAAAACTGTGGCTACCACTGCGGTATTTGTTGCCTCATTGTTAGGATTCTTTGTGATTCCTTTTGCTGGTTGGTTGTCTGACCGCTATGGACGCCGTATCGTTTATCGCTGGTTCTGCTTTCTGCTGATGCTGTATGCCGTGCCAGCTTATATGTTTTTGGAAACGCGGGACCCTTTTATCGTAGCTAGCATTATTGTTGTGGGTATGTGTCTGGCTTCATTGGGTATTTTTGGTGTGCAGGCAGCCTATGGCGTAGAATTGTTTGGCGTGCGCAACCGCTATTCCAAAATGGCATTAGCCAAAGAACTGGGTGGTATTCTATCTGGCGGTACCGCAGCCTTAGTTGCTTCAGCCTTGTTTGATCATTATAAAACTTGGTGGCCGATTGCCATATACTTTGTTTTAATGGCTGGTATTGGCTTTATCACTACATTCTTCGCTCCTGAAACTCGTGGTCGCGATCTGAATGCAGTGGAAGACGCCATTTAG
- a CDS encoding inner membrane protein YpjD: MSLLLLVLIFAYAALSVLAWRCWQRHTAVPYPLRGEQLLLLSVLLLHTFTVWQPMLQQRVLLVGFGHALNLITWLMVLLYWVGSFRYRLQGLQLALFPCSAAVLLLAWLLPGQPTAYPMHNSAFMIHVLSALLAYALFGITTLLAVLMLVRNHYLHRRKTVPQQSFLPPLLSIEKLMFQGLQAGFVLLTIAAVSGTVFSEAVFGEPARLTHKTVFGVLSWLIYLVILLRHHTQAWRGKKVAWWVIVSFVSLMLAYFGSKFVLEILF, from the coding sequence ATGAGCTTATTGCTGCTGGTGCTTATTTTTGCCTATGCCGCACTTTCGGTGCTGGCCTGGCGGTGTTGGCAACGTCATACTGCTGTGCCCTATCCGTTGCGAGGTGAGCAGCTCTTGTTGCTGTCAGTATTGCTGCTGCATACTTTTACAGTATGGCAGCCAATGTTGCAGCAACGGGTACTGTTGGTGGGATTTGGTCACGCACTCAATCTGATTACCTGGTTAATGGTGCTGCTGTATTGGGTGGGTAGTTTTCGCTATCGTTTACAGGGATTGCAGCTGGCGCTGTTTCCTTGTTCGGCAGCGGTGCTGCTGTTGGCCTGGCTGCTGCCTGGTCAGCCTACTGCTTATCCCATGCATAATAGCGCATTCATGATACATGTTTTGTCGGCATTGTTGGCGTATGCCCTATTTGGCATCACCACATTGCTGGCGGTGCTGATGCTGGTGCGTAACCATTATCTGCATCGACGCAAAACAGTACCTCAGCAATCTTTTCTGCCGCCATTGCTGTCCATTGAGAAATTAATGTTTCAGGGTCTGCAAGCAGGATTTGTGCTGCTGACTATTGCGGCAGTTAGTGGCACGGTGTTTTCCGAGGCCGTGTTTGGCGAGCCGGCACGCTTAACCCATAAAACGGTGTTTGGCGTGCTGTCGTGGCTAATCTATTTGGTTATCCTGCTACGACACCATACACAGGCTTGGCGCGGAAAAAAAGTGGCATGGTGGGTCATTGTGTCATTTGTCAGCCTAATGCTGGCTTATTTTGGCAGCAAGTTTGTGCTGGAAATTTTGTTTTAG
- the ffh gene encoding signal recognition particle protein — MLDNLSDRFSKIAKTLRGQARLSEDNIKDALREVRMALLEADVALPVVKTFMASVKERAVGQEVIGSLTPGQAFIGVVNDALTELMGTQNSSLNLAAVPPAVILMAGLQGAGKTTTVGKLARLLKNDQKKKVLVVSADVYRPAAIEQLKLLAQQVEVDFFPSHEGEQPVNIALNALDHAKKHFYDVLMVDTAGRLAIDQKMMDEIQQIHAAIHPVETLFVVDAMQGQDAVNTAQAFNDTLPLTGVVLTKMDGDARGGAALSVRHVTGKPIKFIGVGEKINGLEPFYPDRLASRILGMGDVLSLIEDVQKGIDEKTAQQMAKKLHKGKGFDLNDFKAQIQQMRKMGGIESIMSKLPGDMGQMAKQVPEGTAEKAMGRVEAIINSMTAKERANPQLIKASRKRRIANGSGVSVQEVNKMLRQFEQSQKMMKSFTKGGMGKLMRLAKGMKGIMPQ, encoded by the coding sequence ATGTTAGATAATCTATCAGATCGCTTTAGTAAAATTGCGAAAACCCTGCGCGGACAAGCGCGTTTGAGTGAAGACAATATCAAAGATGCTTTGCGTGAAGTACGCATGGCATTATTAGAAGCCGATGTTGCCCTGCCAGTTGTAAAAACATTTATGGCTTCAGTAAAAGAACGTGCGGTGGGCCAAGAAGTCATTGGCAGCCTGACACCCGGACAAGCATTTATCGGGGTGGTAAATGATGCACTCACCGAGCTGATGGGCACACAGAACAGCAGTCTGAATCTGGCAGCAGTGCCTCCGGCAGTGATTCTGATGGCCGGTTTACAGGGGGCCGGTAAAACCACCACTGTCGGTAAGCTGGCACGCTTGCTGAAAAATGACCAGAAGAAAAAAGTGCTGGTGGTTTCTGCAGACGTGTACCGGCCAGCTGCGATTGAGCAATTAAAATTACTGGCTCAGCAGGTTGAAGTGGACTTTTTTCCGTCACACGAAGGTGAACAACCAGTAAACATAGCCTTAAATGCATTGGATCACGCTAAAAAGCATTTTTATGATGTGCTGATGGTGGATACCGCCGGCCGGCTGGCTATCGACCAGAAAATGATGGATGAAATCCAACAGATTCATGCCGCAATTCATCCGGTGGAAACTTTGTTTGTGGTTGATGCCATGCAGGGTCAGGACGCGGTAAATACGGCTCAGGCATTTAATGATACTCTACCCCTGACTGGTGTAGTGTTAACCAAAATGGACGGTGATGCCCGTGGCGGTGCGGCGCTGTCGGTACGCCATGTAACCGGTAAGCCGATTAAATTTATCGGTGTAGGCGAAAAAATCAATGGTCTTGAACCATTCTATCCTGACCGCCTAGCCTCGCGCATTCTGGGGATGGGTGATGTACTGTCTTTGATTGAAGACGTGCAGAAAGGCATTGATGAAAAAACCGCGCAGCAGATGGCAAAAAAGCTGCACAAAGGCAAAGGTTTTGACCTGAATGACTTTAAAGCACAGATTCAGCAGATGCGCAAAATGGGCGGTATTGAATCGATTATGTCCAAACTGCCAGGTGACATGGGACAAATGGCCAAGCAGGTTCCAGAAGGCACCGCTGAAAAAGCCATGGGTCGAGTGGAGGCAATTATTAATTCGATGACGGCCAAAGAGCGTGCCAACCCTCAGTTGATTAAGGCCAGCCGCAAACGCCGTATTGCCAATGGCTCCGGTGTCAGTGTGCAGGAAGTGAATAAAATGCTTCGCCAGTTTGAACAATCGCAGAAAATGATGAAATCATTTACCAAAGGCGGCATGGGCAAGCTAATGCGCCTAGCTAAAGGCATGAAAGGTATTATGCCGCAATAA
- a CDS encoding SEC-C metal-binding domain-containing protein, translating into MIKAFFEPTSKRRKGYPSETSVKRGLVRIVHGDKVLHEKLGRNDRCPCGSGRSF; encoded by the coding sequence ATGATAAAGGCTTTTTTTGAGCCAACCAGCAAACGCCGCAAAGGCTACCCGTCTGAAACCAGTGTAAAGCGTGGTCTGGTGCGGATTGTGCATGGCGATAAAGTTCTGCATGAAAAGCTCGGGCGCAATGACCGTTGCCCGTGCGGTTCTGGCCGCAGCTTTTAG